The genomic region ACAATATCAGCGGCCTATCCGGGCTAGATGGTGACAGCACTGGAGTACTAGACAAATACTGCTTCACCTTGTTAAAAGCTTCTTCGCATTCTTCATCCCAAGTaccaggattatgtttcttcagaagacgaaatatagggtcacatttctcggttagttgtgaaatgaacctagcgatgtaattcagtcttccgaggaaacctcgaacttcttgtTGAGTGCGAGGTAGAGGTAAGCctcgtattgccttgactttgtctgggtcaatctcgattccCTTTTTATTGACTATGAAGCCTAGCAATTTTCCTGACCTGGCCCCAAAAGTGCACTTCGctggattaagcttgagctggaactTTCTCAATCTTAAGAATAACTTTCTCAAGACCTGCATATGTTCCTCCTCCGTTTTAGATTTCACGATCATATCGTCAACATAAACATCGATCTCcctgtgcatcatatcatgaaacaaggctaccatggctctttggtatgttgctcccgcattctttaatccaaacggcatcactttataacaaaaaGTCCCCCATAACgtaatgaacgtagtctttTTCATGTCCctaggatgcatctttatctgattgtaccccgaaaaaccatccatgaaggaaaataatgaataaCCTGTCGTATTACCTACCAATGTGTCGATGTGGGGTAATGAGAAGTTGTCTTTTGGACTGGCCTTGTTCAAATCTcgataatccacacacattcgtatttttccatctttctttggaaCTGGtacgatgttggctacccacTCAGAATACTTGACTTCTTGCAGAAATCTGACATCAAACTGCTTCTAGACCTCCTCTTTTATCTTCAACATgatatcaggcctcattcttctgagcttttGCTGCACTGGCTTACAATCCTCTCTTATAGGAAGGCAATGGACTACAATGTCGGTACTCAACCCCGGCATATCCTGGTACGACCATGTAAACACGTCCTTGAACTCTCGGAGTAACTCGATGAGGTATTGTCTCGTCTTTGCAGAGATATCCGATCCGATCTTCACCCCCTTTCTTTcctccaagctcacaatttctattgattCCCTGTGAGGTAAGATTTGTTTTTCGACCCTTTCTACCATCTTCAACAAGTCAGGAGACAAACCACAGTCTTCgtcatcttcaaaatcatgcgatccttctaaacacatgtttcgttcaaaaggaGACTCTAAATTTGTAAGTGACATTCGTATCATTGATATCGTAGGACCtgttatgaaaaataatatggatTCAAGAATTTGTTTGGTACAATATGGTCATGAATGAAATGCAAGTGTAGTTTgagagaaatttaaaataactgCTCTCATGGAAAGAAAGATTTGCTCCAAAAATGACTGCAAAAatgaactttattaaaataacgattttttgaacatgagcctatttcacaaaggaatccTTATCACTTCTAATCTAAAAGCAATAAGGGTGTTCTGGACATTACTCTGAGGAAATCCTAAAAACTACaggtatttcttctgcagtccagttGTTTAGCGCACTTTCCGGTTCGTAAGGTTGAATATCCTACAATGTTCCTCTTCCCGTCGCTTCTTCATACACGGCCTGAATACTTTCTAACTCCGTGTTAATACTTCTGACTCCTAGCATTCCTTGATAGATGAACCCTCCCGATACAAAAGTCTTGTATAGGTGAGGAAAGGTCATGGGCTCCCATTTGACTTCATCACCTGTCAAACGAGCCCTTCTTCTTTCTCGCTTCTTTTCTTGCTCTATCCTCTTCTGCCTAGcatctggcttgtatcctaagccaaaacggTCCTGTTTGTCTTTCAACACTGGAGCCTCAACTTGGCCCTGAAGATATTTCCCCAATCCTTTTCTCGGTAAAGCTCACTTTCCAACTGTCAATTGCAGACCCATCTTTGTGGTCTTTGATATTCTCGACATCGGGATCTTGTTTCCCTCAAGGATGAATGTTGTATTTACGAACTTCAAGGAATAGAAAGAGCACTCGATTGCATTATCACTTGTTTCCAAATAAGGCGCATCGTTGGTCACAGATGCAATGATATCTTCTTTAGCATTTATCGTCGCTAGCCGACCTTCTGACACTAGCTTCAGTTTTTGATGTAACGATGACAGTACCGCTCCTGTTAAATGAATCCATGGCCTTCCTAATAGGCAACTGTAATAAGGCTTGATGTCCATAACCAAGAAGTCTACCTCATAGATAGTTGGGCCAATTAACAAGGGTATGTCAATTCTTCCCATAACTTTCCTCTCGGTGCCATCAAATACTCTCACCACATTTTGGCACGACTTCATATGTGAACTATCCACAGGTAGCCTGTTGAGCGTGGATAGAGGCAATACATTCAGTGCCGACCCGTTGTCTACCAGAACTCCTGGTAATATGCACCCTTTACACCTTGCAGTGATGTGTAAAGCTCTAGTAGATCCCATACCCCCaggtggtatttcatcatcGCTAAAGGAGATGAAGTTATCAGCGCTTATATTGCCGACCAGTCGATCTAACTTGTTAACAGAGATATCGTCGGccacataagtttcatttaacaCCTTCAGTAGTACATTTCGATGTCCCTCCGAGTTCAGGAGTAAAGCTAGCACAGATATGCGAGCTGGTTGTTGGTGCAGTTGTTCCACAATGCTGTACTCGCTATGCTTTAGGAACTTCAAGAACTCTCTAGCTTCCTCTTCTTTGATTGGTTCATTGACCAATAATTCAGGTTCGACCGCATTCTTCCTCTTTCCAACCGAAGCTTCTTCTCTTATTGGCCCTTCTCGAGCTTTCATCTGTTCGTAGTGCCTTCCTTCATCCTGATCCTCTTTACTGATTATATCCTCCTTCCCCGGGATTGTCACATTACAATCGTAATTCCAAGGAACCCTCTTGTTATCCTTATATGCAAATACAGCCGATTTTTGAATGATTACTTTTGGTGTTATACGTGCCCCAACCTCACTGTTCTGAGGTCGTGAAATGATGACCACAGGATGGTTAGCCTTTGGAACTTCCAATGCCAACTCTGACGCGCATACATGATTCTCCTCTTGAACTCCTTCACAGAATTCCATCTCCCTATTATCCATCATACCTTGTATCATGGCTCTGAACTCCGTACACTATTAGATTTCATGCCCCACTTCAtggtggaactcacagtagttccCCCTCTTTTCACAACTTCCTTCTGAGACGATTAGTCCCCTTTTCACCATCTCCTTCCAGACCCATCTCAAAGGAGTTTTCACATCCGCAATGTCTGCCTTGATTCTTCTGTCTTCGCCCATCATATTTACCCCACCATCAGTGTGGTTTGGTAACG from Gossypium raimondii isolate GPD5lz chromosome 1, ASM2569854v1, whole genome shotgun sequence harbors:
- the LOC128042606 gene encoding uncharacterized protein LOC128042606, producing the protein MIQGMMDNREMEFCEGVQEENHVCASELALEVPKANHPVVIISRPQNSEVGARITPKVIIQKSAVFAYKDNKRVPWNYDCNVTIPGKEDIISKEDQDEGRHYEQMKAREGPIREEASVGKRKNAVEPELLVNEPIKEEEAREFLKFLKHSEYSIVEQLHQQPARISVLALLLNSEGHRNVLLKVLNETYVADDISVNKLDRLVGNISADNFISFSDDEIPPGGMGSTRALHITARCKGCILPGVLVDNGSALNVLPLSTLNRLPVDSSHMKSCQNVVRVFDGTERKVMGRIDIPLLIGPTIYEVDFLVMDIKPYYSCLLGRPWIHLTGAVLSSLHQKLKLVSEGRLATINAKEDIIASVTNDAPYLETSDNAIECSFYSLKFVNTTFILEGNKIPMSRISKTTKMGLGKYLQGQVEAPVLKDKQDRFGLGYKPDARQKRIEQEKKRERRRARLTGSHDFEDDEDCGLSPDLLKMVERVEKQILPHRESIEIVSLEERKGVKIGSDISAKTRQYLIELLREFKDVFTWSYQDMPGLSTDIVVHCLPIREDCKPVQQKLRRMRPDIMLKIKEEV